A window of Saccopteryx leptura isolate mSacLep1 chromosome 5, mSacLep1_pri_phased_curated, whole genome shotgun sequence contains these coding sequences:
- the LOC136405883 gene encoding platelet factor 4-like, with protein MSLGASSRASRPRPGPGLLLLGLLLLPAAVVAGVSDPEEGDRDLQCVCAKTTSRIHPKRIVNLEVIGAGPHCPTSQMIATLRKGEKICLDPHAPIYKNIIKKLIKSTESKLLANEIRTFII; from the exons ATGAGCCTCGGAGCCAGCTCCCGCGCCTCCCGCCCGCGGCCCGGCCCCGGGCTGCTgctcctggggctgctgctcctgcCGGCGGCGGTGGTCGCCGGAGTCAGCG ACCCTGAAGAAGGGGATCGGGACTTGCAATGCGTGTGCGCGAAGACCACCTCCCGAATCCACCCCAAGCGCATCGTCAACCTGGAGGTGATCGGGGCTGGACCCCACTGCCCCACCTCCCAAATGAT AGCCACGttgaggaaaggggagaagatcTGCCTGGACCCTCATGCCCCCATTTATAAGAACATAATCAAGAAACTTATAAAAAGTACAGAAAGTAAACTACTGGCTAACGAAATCCGCACATTCATTATataa